CGATCGGCCGCGCCGCCACCCGGGCGATCATCGCCTTCTCGGCGGCGGGATCATTGCCCTCAGGCACGTTGACCTCGCCAGATGCGATCGCTTCCTCAAGGTCCGCGGCGTTGTCGGCGATCGAGCGCAGCGACAGCGACAGCGTGCCCACGGTCTGTGCGACCGAAATCTTCTCGGCGATCCGCGGCGTCACCTCGACCGTGACCGTCGAATAGGTGTTCACGACGGTGTTGCCCTTGTCGTCGCTCTGCTTGTCGGCGCGCTGGTCGGTCGCGAGCACGCGCAGGTTGCGTAGCACCGTCTCCGAGGCCTTGAGCGGCGGGCCATCGCCGCCGCCCTGCACCGACTGGGTCAGGATCAGGTCGACGCGGTCGCCCGGAAAGACGAAGCCGGCGACCGCCGACTGCGCATTCACCGGCACGGTGACGGCGCGCATGCCCGGCCCCAGCGCGGCGGCAAGGAAGCCGCGGTCACCGGGCTTGACCAGCGCGCCCTGCGTCACCGGCTGACCGGCGGGGATCGCGAAGCGGACGACGGTACCCATCACCATCTTGGGATCGAACTTGTCGCCCTCGACGAAATAGGCGTTCTCGATCAGCTCCTCGGGCCAAGGCTGGAACTTGACCGCGTCGGGGCCGATGATCGTCCCGATCGGCAGCGCCTTGGTCGCGATCATCACCTTGGGTCCGGTCGGCACCGGCGGTGCGACCTGGGCCGTGGCGACGGGCGCGGGTGCGCCCATGAACAGGCTGCGTGCCATCACCGCGGTGATCGCCGCAACGATCAGTGCGCCCACCAGCAGTATGATCTTCCGTCCGTCCATGACGCTATTGGCCTTTCCGATTCGGGCCCGGTTTCCTGGAAGCTAACCAGTCACCGAAAATGGTTAAGGAGTGGTTCGTGAAAGGTGAGAAGCGCCGCGCAGGCAATCGCCACCCCATAGGGAACTTCGGGCGGCGCGGGGTCCCGACGCCATTTGCGGTCGATCATCATGATCGCGGCAATCACGCCGCCGATGATCGACATGAGCAGCAGCATCGCCATCACGGCGTCGGCCGGCACCCACAGCGCGAGCGCGCCGATCATCTTGACGTCACCGCCGCCCATCATGCGAACCGCAAATAAAAGGACGAAGAGGGCGAAGACCGCGAAGCCCAAGCCAAGCTGGATCGCCATTCCCGGCCAGACCGACAGCCCGATGACCCACCACCAGACCGGCGCGAGCAGCGCGATCGCCGCGTTCTTCCAGTTGGCGATCTCGCGCCGGCGCACGTCCTCGATCCCTGCCGAAACGAGCAGGCACAACAGCGCCACCGGCAATATCAAGGCAAAGCCCACCCCCATGTGCATCGACCCTAGACGACATGGCTTGCCAAAACGTAACCATCGCCCATGGCAGGAGAGTTGAGGTTGCGCCGCGCCTATCCGGCGGATGCGCGCATCGGTGAGTGGCTGGCACCCGATGGCTGGGCGCACCGGACGTTGATGTGGGACGCGCCCGCCGATGTGCCCGCGCGCGGCTCGATCCTGTTCCAGGGCGGGCGCGGCGACGTGTTCGAGAAGTATCTGGAAAGCTTCCATCATTGGCATGATTGCGGCTGGTCGATCGCCAGCTTCGACTGGCGCGGGCAGGGCGGGTCGGGCCGCTGCGGACCGCATGCGCATTGCGGCCATATCGAGCGGTTCGGGTTGTTCCACGACGACCTGCGTGCGTTCTGGCAGGGGTGGGCGGCGTCCGCTTCCGGACCGACCGTCATGATCGGCCATTCGATGGGCGGGTTTCTGACGCTGAAGGGGCTGGTCGACGGAGCCGTCGATCCAGTCGCGGCCGTGCTGGTCGCGCCGATGCTGGGATTGAAGGGCGTGATCCCTCCGGCCCTGGCAGGACGGCTGGCGCGCTGGATCCGCGATCGCGGCGATCCCGCGCGCCCCGCCTGGAAGGGCAACGAGCGGCCCGCGACGACCGAGACGCGCCAGAGCCTGCTGACGCACGATCCCGACCGCTATGCCGACGAGATCTGGTGGCAGCAGGCGGATGCCCGGCTGATGACGGGTCCGCCGAGCTGGGGCTGGGTCGCCGACGCCTTTGCCGAGACGCAGGCGCTGCGCGCCGACCCGCGCGTGGAGCGGCTGCGCGTGCCGCTGCTCGGCCTGATTGCCGAAGCCGACGGGCTGGTCGATGCGCGCGCAGCCAAGTCGGTGCTCGCGCGCGTGCCGTCGGCCCAAATGGTTGCGTTCGGGCGCGAGGCGGCGCACGAGTTGCTGCGCGAAGCCGATCCCGTGCGGGATCGCGCGCTGGCGGCGATCGACGCCTTCCTCGACGAAAAGGCCCCGGTTTGAACGCAACCTATGACATCGCCGTGGTCGGCGGCGGGATTGCGGGGGCGAGCGTGGCGGCGGAAGTGGCGCCGCACGCGCGCGTGCTGCTGCTCGAGGCCGAGGATCAGCCCGGCTATCACGCGACGGGCCGGTCGGCGGCGTTCTGGTCGGAGACCTATGGCGGACCGGGCGTCCAGCCGCTGACCACCGCATCGGGGCCGATCCTGCTCGACCCACCCGTGGAATTGGGCGGCGAGCCGTTCCTGAAGCCGCGCGGCGAACTGTATATCGGGCGTGAGGACGACACCGCGGCGCTGGACGCCTTCGTCGCCGATTTTGCCGAGACGGGGGTCGTGCTCGAGCGGGTCGATCCGCATGGCTATGTGCCCGGACTTCGCCCCGAATGGGTGCAGGCGGTCTATGAGCCCACGTGCCGCGACATCGACGTCGGCCGGCTGCACGGCGCCTATCTCGCCCTCGCGCGGCGTCGCGGCGTTCGCATCGAGACGCGCGCGCGATTGATCGCGGCCCGGCGCGAGGGCAGCGGCTGGTCGATCGAAACGACGGCAGGGTTGTTCGGCGCGGGTGTGATCGTCAACGCGGGCGGCGCCTGGGCCGATAGGGTCGCGGCTGCATCGGGCGTGGCGCCGATCGGCATCGCGCCGCTTCGCCGAACGATGGTCCAGCTTCGCGTCGATCCGCCGATGGCACCCGACGCACCGCTGGTGCGCGACGGCGCCGACCGCTTCTACTTCAAGCCCGAGACGGGCGGGCGGGTATGGCTGACGCCTTATGACGAGGTGCCGGACGAGCCCCGCGACGTGTCGCCGGAAGAGATCGACGTCGCGATCGCCGTCGATCGCTTTCAGGGCGTGGTCGACTGGCGGGTCGAGGCGGTCGAGCGGCGCTGGGCGGGGCTCAGGAGCTTCGCGCCCGACCGGCTGCCCGTCTACGGCTTCGATCCGGCTCACCAGGGCTTCTTCTGGTTCGCGGGGCAGGGCGGCTTCGGCATCCAGACCGCGCCCGCGGCAGCCGCGCTTGCCGCGTCGCTGCTGACGGGCAGCGATCGGCCGGCCTGGCTCGCCGCCGTCGATCCGGCACGCTACGCCCCTGGCCGTTTCCGTTAGCAGTGGCGGCGGGTCGATCGGCCCGCTAGGCTTTCCGTCATGATCGACCGGCTGTTCCTCCGTCACCCCACCTCGGTGGGGGAGAGCTATTTTGAGCATATGGGCGTGGCGTTCCGCTTCGGCGGGCGGCTGCTCGCGGCCGGCGGCGCCGCGATCGTTCACGGCCTCGTCCCCGCATTGTGCGAGCGGACCGCGAGCAAGGCGGTCAAGACGCTCCACGCCGAACTCGCCGCGCGTCAGCCCGCGCCGGCGCGGGACAATGCCTGGCTGCCCGAATACGAGATCTGACCACGCCCATGTCAATGCGGGAGCATGTGCTCGTGGTCGGGGGCGGCTTTTCGGGGACGCTGCTCGCCATCAACCTGATGCGTCATGACGGGCCGCGGGTGACGATGGTCGAGCGGCGTCCGGACCAGGTCGCTCGCGGCGTCGCCTATTCGGCGGCGGACGACAGCCACCTGCTCAACGTGCGCGCGGGCAACATGAGCGCGCTGCCCGACGATCCCGATCATTTCGTCCGCTGGCTGGCCGCCGAGGGCGAGGGCGGGCCGGGTAGCTTCGTGCGGCGAACGACCTATGGCCGCTATCTGGGTGCGCTCCTGGATGAGGCGCGGGTGAAGGCCGGCGACCGACTGGTCGTGGAGACCGGCGATGTCGACGCGATCCACGGCGACCGCGAAGGCGCCGCAGCGACGATCGATGGCGAGGACCGGCGGTTCGATCGGGTCGTGCTGGCGGTCGGCAACCTGCCGCCGCATGCGCCGCCGGGAATCGACGCCGACGCGTTGCCGCGCGACCTGTATTGCGACGATCCCTGGGCGGCGGACATCGCCGATGGCCTGACGGCGGACGATGCGGTGCTGCTGCTCGGCACGGGGCTGACGGCGATCGACGCGGCGTTGCTGCTCGACCGGCGCGGCTTTCGCGGGAAGATCGTCGCGATGTCGCGGCGCGGGCTGGTGCCGCGCGCGCATGTCGAAGGGCAAGCCAAGGCCACGCCGCTGGACGAGAAGCCGGCGCGCGCGCTGCCGGCGCTGGTGCATGCGGTGCGCGAACAGGCGGCGGCGGGCGAGTGGCGCGCGGCGGTCGATGCGCTGCGGCCGGTGACGCAGCTGATGTGGGCGGGGGCGGACCTGCCGACACGGCAGCGGTTCCTGCGGCATCTGCGCCCGTTCTGGGATGTGCATCGCCATCGGCTCGCGCCGCAGGTCGCCGCCCGGATCGAGACTATGGTGGACGAGGGACGCCTCGTCTTCCAGGCGGGCAAGCTTTCCGCGATCCGGCCTGAAGGGGAGGCAGCGACGGTCGAATGGCGGCTGCGCGGGGAGGAGGCGACCACCTCGGCACGGTTCCGCCGCATCGTCAATTGCACGGGGCCGCAGGGCGACCTGATGCGGGCCGCCGATCCGCTGCTGCGCCAGCTGATGGCGGCAGGGACGATCCGGCCGGATGCCGCGCGGCTGGGCATCGACGTCGCCGCCGACACCCGCGTCATCGGTGCCGCGGGCCAGCCTGCCGACCGGCTCTATGCGATCGGCCCGATGACGCGCGGGGCGTGGTGGGAGGTCGTGGCGGTGCCCGACATCCGCGTGCAGGCGTGGAACCTCGCCCGCGCCCTCGCCAACGCCCATTGGGTCGGTGGCGAGGGGCTATAGCGAGCCTTACTTGCCGCGCGCGACGCAGGCGCCGCCGTCCGGCCCCATGTCGCCGCGGCACGTCCGCACCGGCAGCAACTGCGCATCCGGCAGCTCCTTCAGCCGGTTGCGCCCATCGCGTCCGCGCAGCAGCTCGAACCCGTCATAGAGCTTGCCGCTCGCGGTATAGGTGCGGAAGCTCAGCTGTGCGTCGCTGACGTCGACGATCTGGTAGAGCTCGGTCGCTTCCGCCGTGCGGTCGGGCTGGGTGAGCGCACGGTCGTTGAGGCCGTACATCTTCGATCCCGTGACCGAGACTAGATAGACCGGCCCCTGCAAGCCGCCGTTTCGCGCACGCGCCTGTCGCCCGGCCTCGCGCCCCGCTTCCGCGGTCAGGCGGCTGTAGCAATGGTCGTGGCCCTGCAGCACGAGGTCGACGCGCCGCCGTTCGAAGATCGGCTTCCACGCCGCCTTCAGCTTGGCGGTGTCGTTGGGCCGCGCACAGGTGAAGATCGGCTGGTGGAACAGCACGACGTTCCAGCGCGCCTTGCTCGCCGCCAGCGTCGCGTCCAGCCACTTCGTCTGCTGATCGAGCGCGTCGAGATCGAGCGCGGCGGTGCCGTCGAGGATGACGAAACGCACGCCCTGATAATCGACGAAATATGTCGTCGGCTTCACCGGATCGACGCCGTTGCCGGGCAGCGCGAACTGGAGCGGCCAGTACGGCCCCAGCTTGCGGCTCTCGCTGCCATCGGGCTTCAGCGTGTCGACATATTCGTGGTTGCCGGTCGCGGGAAGCTGCGGAACCTGCGAGTAGTTATACCCGCCGGCCTGGTTCCACTCGCCCCATTCATCGTCATGGTCGAGGTCGTCGCGCTGCGCCGCCAGATCGCCGGCATGGACGGTGAGCGCAATCCGCCCCTCGCCGAACCCCTGTCGGATGACGCGGGAGGCGTAGGGGAGGATGCCGTTTTGCGTGTCGCCGAGATAGAGGAAGCGGAACGGCTTCGCCTGTGCGGCGGCGGTGCGGAACTGGAACCATTCGGTCCAGCCCGCCGCACCCTTGACGCGGTAGGCATAGGCCTGGTCGGGCTCCAGGCCGGTGAAGCGGACCTGATGGTAGTTGGCGCTGCCATTGGCGCTGTCGATCGCGCGCGTAGTGCCGCGGATCGTTCGCGCCTCCCGCTCGATCGTCGGGCCGTCGACGGCGATGGCGATCTGCGCCTCGGCCGCCGCTTGTGCGCGGTCGGTGCGGAACGCGACCGCCATCTCGCGCGAGGGATCGGCGCCGGGCGTCAGCACGACGCGATCGGGGATCGTCCGCGGCGCATAGGGCGTACCCGGCGTCCGCGGCACGGGGCCGGCCGCCTCCTGCGCCGCAAGCGGCGCGGCGAGGAGGGCGGTGGTGAGGAGAAGCATGCTCTTCATCAGAAATTCGCCCTCAGACCGAATTTCAGCGTGGGACCATATTCCTCATACTGGAGCAAGCGACGCGATCCGGGGCCGCTCTGATACGCCACATACTTGGCGTTGTTGATGTTGACCCATTCGCCGAACAGCTGGACGCTCTTGGTCAGCCGGAAGCGTGCGCTGGCATCGAGCTGGAAGTGATCGCGGACGTAGCGATCCTCCTCCGCCACCGCCTGGACCTCGTCGAGATACTTGTCGCGATAGGTGCCGGCCAGGCGGACGCTGATCGGGCCCTTCTCATACCCCAGCACCGCGTTGAGCGTGTGGCGCGACGAAGCGGGAAGCGGGATGTCGCGAAGCCCGCCGGTGTCGCCGTCGAACGTTTCGCCATCCGCATCGGTGAAGGTGTAGTTGAGGCTGGCGAGCAGGCCGCTGAGCGCCCCCGGCAGCATGGTGAAGCTCTGCGAATAGCTGACTTCCACGCCCTTGATCGTCGCCTTGCCGCTGTTGAGCGGAATGTCGGCCTCGGTAAAGGCGATGCCGC
This is a stretch of genomic DNA from Sphingomonas sp. Y38-1Y. It encodes these proteins:
- the cpaB gene encoding Flp pilus assembly protein CpaB: MDGRKIILLVGALIVAAITAVMARSLFMGAPAPVATAQVAPPVPTGPKVMIATKALPIGTIIGPDAVKFQPWPEELIENAYFVEGDKFDPKMVMGTVVRFAIPAGQPVTQGALVKPGDRGFLAAALGPGMRAVTVPVNAQSAVAGFVFPGDRVDLILTQSVQGGGDGPPLKASETVLRNLRVLATDQRADKQSDDKGNTVVNTYSTVTVEVTPRIAEKISVAQTVGTLSLSLRSIADNAADLEEAIASGEVNVPEGNDPAAEKAMIARVAARPIEGKSSYSTGADVSRFQRSTVPGRGGMGVNAGPQVAAAGPSFPGAPAPAVQTGPVVRVSRGTAVTAVEVGGKK
- a CDS encoding A24 family peptidase — encoded protein: MGVGFALILPVALLCLLVSAGIEDVRRREIANWKNAAIALLAPVWWWVIGLSVWPGMAIQLGLGFAVFALFVLLFAVRMMGGGDVKMIGALALWVPADAVMAMLLLMSIIGGVIAAIMMIDRKWRRDPAPPEVPYGVAIACAALLTFHEPLLNHFR
- a CDS encoding DUF6356 family protein; amino-acid sequence: MIDRLFLRHPTSVGESYFEHMGVAFRFGGRLLAAGGAAIVHGLVPALCERTASKAVKTLHAELAARQPAPARDNAWLPEYEI
- a CDS encoding FAD-dependent oxidoreductase, which produces MNATYDIAVVGGGIAGASVAAEVAPHARVLLLEAEDQPGYHATGRSAAFWSETYGGPGVQPLTTASGPILLDPPVELGGEPFLKPRGELYIGREDDTAALDAFVADFAETGVVLERVDPHGYVPGLRPEWVQAVYEPTCRDIDVGRLHGAYLALARRRGVRIETRARLIAARREGSGWSIETTAGLFGAGVIVNAGGAWADRVAAASGVAPIGIAPLRRTMVQLRVDPPMAPDAPLVRDGADRFYFKPETGGRVWLTPYDEVPDEPRDVSPEEIDVAIAVDRFQGVVDWRVEAVERRWAGLRSFAPDRLPVYGFDPAHQGFFWFAGQGGFGIQTAPAAAALAASLLTGSDRPAWLAAVDPARYAPGRFR
- a CDS encoding alpha/beta hydrolase — encoded protein: MRLRRAYPADARIGEWLAPDGWAHRTLMWDAPADVPARGSILFQGGRGDVFEKYLESFHHWHDCGWSIASFDWRGQGGSGRCGPHAHCGHIERFGLFHDDLRAFWQGWAASASGPTVMIGHSMGGFLTLKGLVDGAVDPVAAVLVAPMLGLKGVIPPALAGRLARWIRDRGDPARPAWKGNERPATTETRQSLLTHDPDRYADEIWWQQADARLMTGPPSWGWVADAFAETQALRADPRVERLRVPLLGLIAEADGLVDARAAKSVLARVPSAQMVAFGREAAHELLREADPVRDRALAAIDAFLDEKAPV
- a CDS encoding metallophosphoesterase family protein gives rise to the protein MKSMLLLTTALLAAPLAAQEAAGPVPRTPGTPYAPRTIPDRVVLTPGADPSREMAVAFRTDRAQAAAEAQIAIAVDGPTIEREARTIRGTTRAIDSANGSANYHQVRFTGLEPDQAYAYRVKGAAGWTEWFQFRTAAAQAKPFRFLYLGDTQNGILPYASRVIRQGFGEGRIALTVHAGDLAAQRDDLDHDDEWGEWNQAGGYNYSQVPQLPATGNHEYVDTLKPDGSESRKLGPYWPLQFALPGNGVDPVKPTTYFVDYQGVRFVILDGTAALDLDALDQQTKWLDATLAASKARWNVVLFHQPIFTCARPNDTAKLKAAWKPIFERRRVDLVLQGHDHCYSRLTAEAGREAGRQARARNGGLQGPVYLVSVTGSKMYGLNDRALTQPDRTAEATELYQIVDVSDAQLSFRTYTASGKLYDGFELLRGRDGRNRLKELPDAQLLPVRTCRGDMGPDGGACVARGK
- a CDS encoding FAD/NAD(P)-binding protein codes for the protein MREHVLVVGGGFSGTLLAINLMRHDGPRVTMVERRPDQVARGVAYSAADDSHLLNVRAGNMSALPDDPDHFVRWLAAEGEGGPGSFVRRTTYGRYLGALLDEARVKAGDRLVVETGDVDAIHGDREGAAATIDGEDRRFDRVVLAVGNLPPHAPPGIDADALPRDLYCDDPWAADIADGLTADDAVLLLGTGLTAIDAALLLDRRGFRGKIVAMSRRGLVPRAHVEGQAKATPLDEKPARALPALVHAVREQAAAGEWRAAVDALRPVTQLMWAGADLPTRQRFLRHLRPFWDVHRHRLAPQVAARIETMVDEGRLVFQAGKLSAIRPEGEAATVEWRLRGEEATTSARFRRIVNCTGPQGDLMRAADPLLRQLMAAGTIRPDAARLGIDVAADTRVIGAAGQPADRLYAIGPMTRGAWWEVVAVPDIRVQAWNLARALANAHWVGGEGL